Proteins from one Micromonospora sp. M71_S20 genomic window:
- a CDS encoding DJ-1/PfpI family protein — translation MFSMDVNRRTVLRAAVAGGAGVGLAATGLGDPARAGRPTDPDGPARGPRIAILLFDGIAPIDAIGPYEVLSRIPGASVVTVGKRTGPVRTDNGVLTLGVDRTLSQVRRADVLLVPGGNVHGVQTDPDTIRWIQRIHRHTTWTVSVCTGSLVLGTAGLLRGLRATTYWSLRDQLAQYGATFVPGRYVEAGRIMTAAGMSAGIDMSLHLAARIAGERIAQALQLVVEYDPDPPFDTGSPEKAGPDLVRLALELLGQPAPR, via the coding sequence ATGTTCAGCATGGACGTGAACCGGCGGACGGTGTTGCGGGCGGCGGTGGCCGGCGGGGCCGGCGTCGGCCTGGCCGCCACCGGCCTGGGCGACCCGGCCCGCGCGGGGCGGCCCACCGACCCGGACGGGCCCGCCCGGGGCCCCCGCATCGCGATCCTGCTCTTCGACGGGATCGCCCCGATCGACGCGATCGGCCCGTACGAGGTGCTGTCCCGGATCCCGGGCGCCTCCGTGGTGACCGTCGGCAAGCGGACCGGCCCGGTCCGGACGGACAACGGCGTGCTCACCCTCGGGGTGGACCGCACGCTCAGCCAGGTGCGCCGGGCCGACGTGCTGCTGGTGCCCGGAGGGAACGTCCACGGCGTCCAGACCGACCCCGACACGATCCGCTGGATCCAACGCATCCACCGGCACACGACGTGGACCGTCTCGGTCTGCACCGGCTCCCTGGTCCTGGGCACGGCCGGCCTGCTGCGCGGACTACGGGCGACGACGTACTGGAGCCTGAGGGACCAGCTCGCCCAGTACGGCGCGACGTTCGTCCCGGGCCGCTACGTCGAAGCGGGCCGGATCATGACCGCCGCCGGCATGTCCGCCGGCATCGACATGTCCCTGCACCTCGCCGCGAGGATCGCCGGCGAACGGATCGCGCAGGCACTCCAACTGGTCGTCGAGTACGACCCCGACCCGCCGTTCGACACGGGCAGCCCCGAGAAGGCCGGCCCGGATCTGGTGCGCCTGGCGCTGGAGTTGCTGGGGCAGCCCGCTCCCCGCTGA